TAGCTGCTGCCCAGGATGAAGATGTCTTGATAGCTGTATGCGGTGCAGCTCAGATGGGAATTGTAAAACCCATATTGGTAGGCGAAGAATTAAGAATTATAGAAATTGCTAAAAAAAATAATCTCGACATTAGTAGGTATGAACTAATTAACAAAACTGATATTATAGAAGCAGCGAGAACAGCGGTTGAATTAGTAAACGCTGGGAAGGCAGATTTTGTAATGAAGGGGTTAATAGACACTTCCATATTGTTAAAAGCTGTTTTGGATAGGGAAATAGGACTTAGAACAGATAGTTTGTTGAGTCATGTAATGGTTTATCAGGTTCCTACGTACCATAAGCTGCTATTTATGACCGACGGGGGAATGAATATAGCTCCTTCGTTAGATGAAAAAGCATTAATTTTAAAAAACTCAGTCAAGGTTGCCCAGGCCATGGGCATTGAAAATGTCAAGGTTGCTTGTCTAACAGCCAAGGAAAAAGTTAGTACAAAGATGATAGCTACAGTTGATGCTGATAAATTAAAGGAAATGGATACTAGGGGTGAATTTGGCGAGGGCGTAATAGTAGAAGGGCCTATAGCCTTTGATCTTGCGGTATCAAAGGAAGCTGCACAAACAAAGAAGTTTAAAAGTGAAGTAGCTGGAGATGCCGATATACTTATTGTTCCAGTGATTGAAGTGGGTAATGGAATTGGGAAAGCTTTAACCTATATGGCCAATGCGGAGTCAGCTGGAATAATAATGGGCGCTAAAGCCCCAGTTGTTTTAGTATCCCGTGCTGATAGTTATAAAGCCAAATTAAATTCTATAGCATTGGGAAGTGTTATAGCGGCATATCAGTCTGGTGAAACAAAATAGACTAGTTATTTTTTAATATATATAGCTAAATAGAAATGACAAGGAGAGTGAAATAATGAAGAAGTTTTTGACAGGTAATGAAGCGGTAGCCCGTGGTGCATATGAAGCCGGAGTTACATTTGCTTCTGCTTATCCAGGTACACCAAGTACAGAGATTCTAGAAAATATTGCTCCATATAAAAAAGATATCTATGCCGAATGGGCACCCAATGAAAAAGTTGCTTTGGAATCTTCTATTGGGGCATCCATAGCTGGGGCAAGATCCCTTGCTGCTATGAAGCATGTTGGGGTCAATGTAGCTGCTGACCCTCTTTTCACATATGCTTATACAGGCGTAAATGGTGGAATGGTTTTAGTATCTGCAGATGATCCTGGAATGCACAGTTCACAAAACGAACAAGATAATAGAATGTATGCAAGATTTTCTAAAATAGCTATGGTTGAACCAAGTGATAGCCAAGAAAGTAAGGATTTTATAAAAACGGCAATAGAGATTAGTGAAAAATTTGATACTCCTGTTTTATTTAGAATGACCACTAGAATTTGTCATAGCAAAGGTATAGTTGAGTTTGGGGAAAGAGAAGAAGTAGAGATTAAAAAATATGAAAAGAATATACCAAAGTATGTGGCGGCTCCAGCTAATGGTAGAGTGCTACGTGTTAAGGTTGAACAAAGAACAAAGGAATTAGAAGAATTTAGCAATACTACTGAATTAAACAGATTTGAATGGAATAATAAAAAAATAGGTATTATTACTTCAGGGGTTGCTTATCAATATGCTAAGGAAGTATTCGGTGATGAGGTTTCCTATTTAAAGCTTGGGTTTACTTTTCCACTACCAATGAAGAAAATAAAAGAGTTCGCTGACCAGGTAGAGACTCTTTATATTATAGAAGAGTTAGAACCATATATAGAGGAACAAATAAAAGCTGTAGGCATTGATTGTATAGGTAAGGATGTGATACCTGGAATAGGTGAACTGAATCCCGATATAATCGCTAAGGCAATTCTAGGAGAAGAAAGAGAAACTATTAAATTTGACGAGTCAAAAACCGTAGGACGTCCACCTACGATGTGTGCGGGATGTCCCCATAGAGGCTTTTATTATGCCTTAAGTAAGAAGAAAAACATAATGATCACAGGAGATATAGGTTGTTATACATTGGGTTCCGCTGAGCCTTTAAGTGCTATGGACACTTGTATTTGTATGGGGGCAAGTATAAGTACAGGACATGGTGCTCAAAAAGCATTCCAAAAGAATGATGTTGAAAAAAGAGTAGTTTCTGTAATTGGAGACTCGACATTCTTCCATACTGGAGTAAACAGCTTAATGAATGTAGCTTACAATAAAAGTAATACAGTATCTGTTATCCTTGACAACAGAATAACAGGAATGACTGGTCACCAAGAAAATCCTGGAACCGGATATACGTTACAAGGTGAAAAAGCTGGCATGATCGATATACCAAAACTATGTGAAGCTATCGGGATTCCTAGCGTAAGAACAGTAAATCCTTTAAAATTAGACGAAGTAAGTGCTGCATTGGACGAAGCGTTGGCGTCGGACGAGCCTTCTGTAATAATAACAAGATGGCCCTGTGTACTTAAGAGATTTTCACAAGAAGATATTACGGAGTTTGGTAACGAAAGAACAATTTGTACAGTTAATATAGATGCTTGTAAAGGATGTAGAATCTGTACAAAAACTGGATGCCCTGCTATTGAGTTTGATACAGAAGCTAAGAAAGCAAAAATCAATGAAAATATGTGTGTTGGCTGTGAAGTTTGTTTACAGGCATGTCCATTTGATGCTATAGAAAAGGCGGGTGCTTAGAATGTCTGATATTAAAAATATATTATTAGTAGGTGTAGGGGGACAAGGTATTATACTTGCAAGTAAAATCCTCGCTAATGGATTAATGAGTGCAGGATATGATGTGAAAATGTCTGAAGTTCATGGAATGGCTCAACGTGGTGGTAGTGTAACTACCCAAGTTAGATTTGGCAAGAAGGTGTATTCCCCTATTATCGGTAAGGGTCAAGCCGATATACTTGTTTCTTTTGAAAAAATGGAATCGGGCAAATGGATTGATCATTTGAAAAAGGATGGAAAGGTAGTAGTTAATGACTATGAAATTCCTTCAGCACCAATACTAACTGGGAAAGCACAATATCCTAAAGGCATAATTGAAGAATTACAGGGAAAGACGGATGTAACTGTTTTTGAGGCCGCAGAAATTGCTAAAGAACTTGGAAATATAAAAACCATGAATGTAGTAATGGTTGGGGCTCTTATCCAGGCCATGGGATTAGAGAATA
This genomic stretch from Maledivibacter sp. harbors:
- a CDS encoding bifunctional enoyl-CoA hydratase/phosphate acetyltransferase, translating into MIKNFEGLISVAKKQTMMKLAVAAAQDEDVLIAVCGAAQMGIVKPILVGEELRIIEIAKKNNLDISRYELINKTDIIEAARTAVELVNAGKADFVMKGLIDTSILLKAVLDREIGLRTDSLLSHVMVYQVPTYHKLLFMTDGGMNIAPSLDEKALILKNSVKVAQAMGIENVKVACLTAKEKVSTKMIATVDADKLKEMDTRGEFGEGVIVEGPIAFDLAVSKEAAQTKKFKSEVAGDADILIVPVIEVGNGIGKALTYMANAESAGIIMGAKAPVVLVSRADSYKAKLNSIALGSVIAAYQSGETK
- the iorA gene encoding indolepyruvate ferredoxin oxidoreductase subunit alpha gives rise to the protein MKKFLTGNEAVARGAYEAGVTFASAYPGTPSTEILENIAPYKKDIYAEWAPNEKVALESSIGASIAGARSLAAMKHVGVNVAADPLFTYAYTGVNGGMVLVSADDPGMHSSQNEQDNRMYARFSKIAMVEPSDSQESKDFIKTAIEISEKFDTPVLFRMTTRICHSKGIVEFGEREEVEIKKYEKNIPKYVAAPANGRVLRVKVEQRTKELEEFSNTTELNRFEWNNKKIGIITSGVAYQYAKEVFGDEVSYLKLGFTFPLPMKKIKEFADQVETLYIIEELEPYIEEQIKAVGIDCIGKDVIPGIGELNPDIIAKAILGEERETIKFDESKTVGRPPTMCAGCPHRGFYYALSKKKNIMITGDIGCYTLGSAEPLSAMDTCICMGASISTGHGAQKAFQKNDVEKRVVSVIGDSTFFHTGVNSLMNVAYNKSNTVSVILDNRITGMTGHQENPGTGYTLQGEKAGMIDIPKLCEAIGIPSVRTVNPLKLDEVSAALDEALASDEPSVIITRWPCVLKRFSQEDITEFGNERTICTVNIDACKGCRICTKTGCPAIEFDTEAKKAKINENMCVGCEVCLQACPFDAIEKAGA
- a CDS encoding indolepyruvate oxidoreductase subunit beta, with protein sequence MSDIKNILLVGVGGQGIILASKILANGLMSAGYDVKMSEVHGMAQRGGSVTTQVRFGKKVYSPIIGKGQADILVSFEKMESGKWIDHLKKDGKVVVNDYEIPSAPILTGKAQYPKGIIEELQGKTDVTVFEAAEIAKELGNIKTMNVVMVGALIQAMGLENIDWDEVVKNTVKEKFVDINIKALRKGMEQVK